Proteins found in one Sardina pilchardus chromosome 3, fSarPil1.1, whole genome shotgun sequence genomic segment:
- the LOC134075936 gene encoding sushi, nidogen and EGF-like domain-containing protein 1 — protein sequence MEVEIGYSTSREVHGSLRTCYPDNTIDIVNLHNSSNINVQGRWAFVTSLQSEGFSCGYTSTPGIFYPFGSAAGDTFSSRDDDGSSPVIPLLSSFPYFGRTYQQIYVNHNGHLTFNQSFFHFVPNEFPENSTRDIIAPFWIDLDNRGKGSISYQQYTTGDVLQNATQDINSYFPNVNFTATWVFVATWDRVAYYPNTGTETTFQVVLISDSNLSFVFMNYGDIAPTSQNAQIGYDTIGSSHHVSLRTFYPDNTIDVVNLHSSSNINVQGRWAFATSLQSEGASPNVVGIQLQVSSAENLSEDEIEERILKPFVDLLKKRGIDVSGIRLRRFYKTEL from the exons ATGGAGGTAGAG ATTGGATACAGCACCAGCAGGGAAGTCCACGGGTCTCTACGCACCTGCTATCCAGACAACACCATAGACATAGTGAACTTGCACAACTCCAGTAACATCAATGTTCAGGGCCGCTGGGCCTTTGTTACATCCCTCCAGTCAGAGGGCTTCAGCT gTGGGTATACTAGCACCCCGG GCATTTTTTATCCGTTTGGGTCGGCTGCGGGTGATACTTTCAGCAGTCGTGACGATGACGGCAGCTCCCCTGTCATTCCCCTGCTCAGCTCGTTCCCTTACTTTGGTCGCACGTACCAGCAGATATAC GTGAATCACAATGGACACCTCACTTTCAATCAGTCATTCTTTCATTTCGTGCCTAATGAGTTCCCTGAGAATTCGACGAGGGACATTATCGCCCCTTTCTGGATAGATTTAGACAATCGTGGAAAAGGAAGCATTTCCTATCAGCAGTACACAACTGGTGATGTTCTTCAAAACGCAACTCAGGACATCAACTCCTACTTCCCCAATGTGAATTTTACTGCTACCTGGGTGTTTGTGGCCACATGGGACAGGGTGGCCTATTATCCAAACACAGGAACA GAGACGACCTTCCAGGTGGTTTTGATTTCTGACAGTAATCTGTCCTTTGTATTCATGAACTATGGTGACATTGCCCCAACTTCGCAAAATGCACAG ATTGGATACGACACCATTGGCTCGTCCCACCACGTGTCTCTACGCACCTTCTATCCAGACAACACCATAGACGTAGTGAACTTGCACAGCTCCAGTAACATCAATGTTCAGGGCCGCTGGGCATTTGCTACATCCCTCCAGTCAGAGGGCGCCAGCC CTAATGTCGTTGGTATACAACTGCAAGTTTCTTCTGCTGAAAACCTAAGTGAGGATGAGATTGAGGAACGGATTCTGAAGCCA TTTGTAGACCTCCTAAAGAAGCGTGGAATAGACGTCTCTGGCATACGCTTGCGAAGGTTTTACAAGACAGAACTCTGA